One Larus michahellis chromosome 11, bLarMic1.1, whole genome shotgun sequence genomic region harbors:
- the SOWAHA gene encoding ankyrin repeat domain-containing protein SOWAHA, with protein sequence MAELDISPAAVLGFLRERGGWVRNTELVSTFRPLLEAGGEAAERAERRERFKAAVNAVAVVKERDGAKVVVLRRQLRTAPAPGGATPPGGALAAEENGGAPVAVPVPVPSGRLSPVPPEELPSPRAVSELRDLFQGGGGGVPLPAGAGGSRREPLPKPCMLPVRCVPPPAAAAAATTTTPGPPEEPASPLSPPEEEVGSRSPGLRRGPKAHRASEETAAAAVPLEEAEHQWLVMAAGGQWTQQLHGLLLGDASLAARRDFISGFTALHWAAKSGNCDMVTNIIRAAEKGGTRVNVDARSHGGYTALHLAAIHGQEKIITMLVYSYHAKTDLRDYSGKKPHQYLKEGASSAVRRLLGDPSLSHSAEPSVPIKKTTKLAASILSSTSTFLGVISDDMAFYDLTKGLRKPSSLNKLLAATTGPRRKPKTRGGFPSYSSLSEVTEEEEEEVVVKRRPVSELFFGH encoded by the coding sequence ATGGCGGAGCTCGACATCAGCCCGGCAGCCGTGCTGGGTTTCCTGCGGGAGCGCGGCGGCTGGGTGCGCAACACCGAGCTGGTGAGCACCTTCCGGCCGCTGCTGGaggccggcggggaggcggcggagcgggcggAGCGGCGGGAGCGCTTCAAGGCGGCGGTGAACGCGGTGGCGGTGGTGAAGGAGCGGGACGGCGCCAAGGTGGTCGTCCTGAGGCGGCAGCTGCGCACCGCCCCGGCGCCAGGGGGCGCCACGCCGCCGGGGGGCGCGCTGGCAGCGGAGGAAAATGGCGGCGCCCCCgtcgctgtccccgtccccgtccccagcggGCGGCTGTCGCCGGTGCCCCCCGAGGAGCTGCCGTCGCCGCGGGCCGTCTCCGAGCTGCGGGATCTCTtccagggcggcggcggcggggtgccCCTGCCCGCCGGTGCGGGGGGGTCCAGGCGGGAGCCGCTCCCCAAGCCCTGCATGCTGCCCGTGCGCTGCGTGCCGCcccctgccgctgccgctgccgccaccaccaccaccccggggcCACCTGAGGAGCCGGCATCCCCCTTGTCGCCCCCAGAGGAGGAGGTTGGGTCCCGCTCACCTGGCCTGCGGCGGGGGCCCAAGGCCCATCGGGCCAGCGAggagacggcggcggcggcggtgccgctGGAGGAGGCCGAGCACCAGTGGCTGGTGATGGCAGCTGGCGGGCAGTGGACccagcagctccacgggctgCTGCTGGGCGACGCCAGCTTGGCGGCCCGCAGGGACTTCATCTCGGGCTTCACCGCCCTGCACTGGGCTGCCAAGAGTGGCAACTGCGACATGGTGACAAATATCATCAGAGCGGCCGAGAAAGGGGGAACTCGTGTCAATGTGGACGCCAGGTCACATGGCGGCTACACGGCGCTCCACCTGGCTGCCATACACGGCCAGGAGAAGATCATCACCATGCTGGTCTACAGCTACCACGCCAAGACCGACCTGAGGGACTACAGTGGGAAGAAGCCGCACCAGTACTTAAAGGAAGGGGCCTCCTCTGCAGTCAGGCGCTTGCTGGGGGACCCCAGCCTTTCCCACAGTGCAGAGCCCTCCGTGCCCATCAAGAAGACCACAAAGCTTGCGGCTTCAATCTTGAGCTCCACTAGCACGTTTCTGGGGGTCATATCCGATGACATGGCTTTCTACGATCTCACCAAAGGTTTAAGGAAGCCCTCTTCTTTAAACAAGCTCCTGGCTGCCACTACGGGCCCGAGGCGGAAGCCAAAGACCAGAGGGGGCTTCCCTTCATATTCCTCCCTCTCCGAGgtaacagaggaggaggaagaggaggtcgtTGTGAAACGCAGACCCGTTTCTGAGCTTTTCTTCGGCCACTAA